The stretch of DNA GTCAGCAGCACCGTCAGAGGCCAGCCTCCCCCGCCTGTCATCGCCTGACAGACCGACATATACAGCGCATCAATGTCCGGCCGTTCCTCGCGGTCCACCTTGATCGCCACATAATTACCGTTAAGAAGCTCTGCAACCTCTTCATCGTCAAAAGATTCTTCTTCCATCACATGGCACCAATGACATGTAGAATATCCGATGGATACGAACACGGGCTTGTTCTCCGCTTTGGCCTTCTCGAAAGCTTCCTCACCCCAAGGCATCCAATCCACCGGATTGTGCGCGTGCTGAAGCAGATAAGGACTCTTCTCATTGATGAGCCGATTGGTGTATTTTGGCGATGCGGTTTCTTCGTTCATGGGAACAGCCCCCTTTGGTTTTTTGTAATCATTATAATATACCCGCCGAACGTACCGCCGAAGGAAATGTGGAGATTTCCGCTCAATATAGATCCTTAAAGATAGCCGTGGATTGACGAAGCTCATTCAGCAGCGCTTTTTTTGTACAGCAGTGAACTTTCGACGCCGGGGCGCCGTTCGTTTTCCAGGAAACTATCTTTTTGAGAGGTTTTGAAAGCAAGCTGCCTTGGTCTACCACATGAGCAATAGAGATTTCACTGTGATTCTCCGCTGCTGCGGACAACGCGAATAGCAGGACTCACGAAAGAGCCCTGCTGTCCTGGTATGCATCAAGCGAATTAGGATTTCTACTGTGCCTTCTCTAAAGCATCATTTATTCTGGTAACTACTTCCTCCATTTTCTCATAAGTAATCGTTCCCCCCGAATTCATATCCATAAAAGTCTGAATGCCCCAGAACGACCATTTTAGCAATTCATCCAGATTTTCATTTGCCTGCTCTTGATTAATCAAGCCGTTTTCTATCAAAAACTGATAAAAGATTTGTTTGGCCGTCGCATTCTCTAGCAGTTCTGCAAATCCGCTGTCCGTCCTGATCTTTGAGACATATTTCCGGGAATTTTCCACCTGAACCGCCTTCGTAAGGCGGATGTCTCGGCTTGAGGCGCCGATCCGGACGATGAATTCCGCAGTGTCTGCAACCCATTTGCCGAACTCCGGGTTATAGTAAGAGAAGTCACGTTCTTCTAACACAAATTCAACTGTTTTCGTTTCTCCGGAATGGAGCGCCACTTTCGCGAAGCCCTTTAACTCTTGAATCGGACGAGGGAGCTTTGATTTCGGCTGCGAAAGATACAATTGTATAATTTCTTTCCCGTAGACATCACCAGTATTTGTAATATCTACAGTTACTTTTAAAGTTTCGGGCAGCTTAACCGATGATGACGATACGGTAAGATTGCTATACGTGAATTGCGTATATGAAAGGCCGTGCCCAAACGGAAACCGCGGAGCGATTTCTTTTTTGTCGTAATAGCGGTAACCTACATAGATTCCTTCACTGTAGTACAGATCCTTTTCATTGCCGGGGAAGCTAAGATACGCAGGGGTATTGTTTAATTTCTCCGGAATGGTGGCAGACAGTTTGCCGGAAGGATTCACCAAGCCGAAGAGGATATTGGCAAGAGCCGCTCCCATGCCTTCCCCGCCAAACCAGGTCTCCAGCACAACGCTAGCCATATCGGTCCAGGGCATCGAAACCGACTCTCCGTTAGCCAGAATCAGAATCGAGTTTCGATTTACGGCACAGACCGTTTCAATCAGTTGTTCATGACCCGATTCGATATTCATATCCTTCCGGTTGTAATCATCACTTTCTTCGGGCATAAAGGCTCCGGCGAAAATCAAAACAACATCCGCATCGCGGGCCAGAAGCCCGGCCTCCTGCAACAAAGCCTGATTTGTAGAGCCGTCGCTGTTATATCCGGGAGCATAAGCAACCTCGATAGTACCTTGGCACAGGCTGCGTATGCTATCCAGCGGTATATCTACCAGCTGCGCATTCACGACGGCGCAACCTGTTCCTTGATATAACGGTTCAACCGCCAATTTGCCGACAACCGCAATTTTCTTGATTTTCTCAGAGGATAGTGGCAGTAATTTCCGCCCGTTTTTCAATAAAACAATGGATTCCTCTGCGGCCCGCTGTGCGATCCGGTGATGCTGAACAAAATCGAACTCGGCCTTTGGTTCCGCTTTTTCCGTCAGACTGAATACAAGCTCTAGAATATGCTTCACCCGGCGGTTAAGCCACTCTTCGGCGATGTCGCCTTTTTGAACGGCCTCTTCCAAAAATCTTGACGAGCTTAAAGAAAGCGGCATTTGCAAATCAAGCCCCGCCAAGGTGGCTTCCACCACATTTTTGACCGCCCCCCAGTCACTGATCACCGCTCCGGCGAATC from Paenibacillus sophorae encodes:
- a CDS encoding glycoside hydrolase family 3 C-terminal domain-containing protein — its product is MSDGSSGVRFQKDSEITRSQSFYESISSRFDSEEAISNTHKATCFPSASTVACSWNKELIYEIGQAIAKECRRLGIHLLLGPGMNIRRHPLTARNFEYYSEDPYLTGDMAAAMVMGVQSQGVGTSLKHFACHNSDTKRTRVDAIVEERALREIYLAAFERVVNQAKPTTVMSAYNKINGVQASEDPLLLNQILREEWGFAGAVISDWGAVKNVVEATLAGLDLQMPLSLSSSRFLEEAVQKGDIAEEWLNRRVKHILELVFSLTEKAEPKAEFDFVQHHRIAQRAAEESIVLLKNGRKLLPLSSEKIKKIAVVGKLAVEPLYQGTGCAVVNAQLVDIPLDSIRSLCQGTIEVAYAPGYNSDGSTNQALLQEAGLLARDADVVLIFAGAFMPEESDDYNRKDMNIESGHEQLIETVCAVNRNSILILANGESVSMPWTDMASVVLETWFGGEGMGAALANILFGLVNPSGKLSATIPEKLNNTPAYLSFPGNEKDLYYSEGIYVGYRYYDKKEIAPRFPFGHGLSYTQFTYSNLTVSSSSVKLPETLKVTVDITNTGDVYGKEIIQLYLSQPKSKLPRPIQELKGFAKVALHSGETKTVEFVLEERDFSYYNPEFGKWVADTAEFIVRIGASSRDIRLTKAVQVENSRKYVSKIRTDSGFAELLENATAKQIFYQFLIENGLINQEQANENLDELLKWSFWGIQTFMDMNSGGTITYEKMEEVVTRINDALEKAQ